The Cannabis sativa cultivar Pink pepper isolate KNU-18-1 chromosome 8, ASM2916894v1, whole genome shotgun sequence genomic interval ttgcgccagggaaaattatccatttaaaccctgtaaaaggccgcccaattcccgaagaaatagaacaaaaatgatcggaaggtaataatttaatgacttcttatgtaacgaatttaaattaactaacgaattgaaatgctaatataattttcctaaacaggacattcatgtatataggggacgcacatcagtatcttggcccgtggcaaggaatttcacaagcaaactgtccaagacaacctaaaagccaagaatgcggtttttatgttttgaaatatatcactgacatcgtcgcacgtgccaaccccaaccgttacatacaagatcaaaaagctgtaagttttaattattgatcatagtatataaattttataataacaaatatataatatccatatacataaactaatataaatttttaatttttttaacagtttggtggtaagaagcaatacgatccaaaaacagaattgttaccactacagcgaaagtggatcgaacaattgatggcggtgattcacggtgacgattgaggttcaaaggacgaagaatttttcttcattatgttatttttatagattaacttgtaattagatttattaacttattaatatttttaactaattttacatgtttgtgtaatatttaattacttttatgaaatcaaattatgtttttacccaaatttaattactatttaatttaaaatgtaattaatatataattaaattaaataaatatgtaattaatatataattaaattaaataaatatgtaatttaaattaaataaaataatatataaattaataaatataaaattaaaataatatataaaattattaaatatataattaaaatgaaattaaaattatataataattaaataaaaaaaaatttgaaaaaactgAAAATCGCTTGCTTTTGGCGTCGGTTGATAAagcccctatggcgtcggttattagttaataaccgacgccataggtacccctatggcgtcggttataagctaataaccgacgccataggggtacctatggcgtcggttcatataaaccctttagcgtcgccctgatcagcgtcggtagcgaatttcgcgaaaaccgacgctgaaagggcttaaaaaccgcctctaaagggtgtttttgtagtagtgaaagcCCATTTTGTAGTGGCtaaaaaaaatgctaattagtaatttttcctcccgaactttgacatatattaaattatgccctctgaatttttttggcccgTTAGAAATtctccccgaactattgagcTTGTTAAATGTAAGGACTTTTGtgtaatttcattcaattttactatttgagtgattgtttatgtactaaaccatgctctccaaactttgatatctgcCAAActatgcccctcaaactttgatatgtactaaatcatgcccatTGACCTTTCATCcaagttagaatttttttactaaagttagacaaaagtcctttaatttaacaatctcaatagttcagggggaattttaaacggccaaaaaaattcagggaatacgatttaatacatgtcaaagttcggagaaaaaaattactaattagccaaaaaaaaaaactacttctagtgataatattttaatgacaacatattttttttttttactaaatgtgattttagtaacaaaaaaaaaaaatacttgtgactaaaatatagtattttggacacaaattattagtaatttaattttattcacaataataAGTAGTgtgaataaaaatacatttagttactttaaaaaaaaacacatttatTATGGTGGCGTttgataacacttttttaatcagttttttgtttttaaaagtagaaaagttaaaatatttttcaaaaacatgttctataaaacagtttttactttttaattttataattagaaatcaaaattttaaaaacaaaaaaaaaatcactttcaatatttttttagacaatttttttttcttaatcaatatttggATTACGActaaacccggacccaaatcccctccccacggccctggcgctgaacccggcttctgacttgaacccgaatccgaccccggacATAGACACAActtaaataaattcaaaaaataaaactaaaaatgaactttacagaacacacttttgttttctgtttttaaaattgaaaaacaaaagttgttacagaacgcatttttgtttttcaaaaataaattttttaaaaacaaaaattttacttttattttgtgattaaaaaattaaaaaataaaagtgttatcAAACGGCACCTATATAAAtcgtttgtttttttttactaagtgACAAATCTTTTAGTCACATAACATTaaagtattaattattataattacttacaacttttttaataaattttgttgtgattaaaataaaataatttgtgCAGCCAATAGTGACTATAAAGGCTCAATATAGGATGGGGTTGTTAAAAACTATTCTGTTTTTTAGTGGATGAGCTCTTTCTTGATAAAATTATTGTTTCCCATGAACTACATGGGATAATTTTAAgatcgatatatatatatatatatactaggtgattgttacgtgccaagccacgtagtgttagttttatttaatattttaattttttattttaattaataatcaaaatagtataattatttgaatgatttattttataaaaataaaatatgtgtcagtatatttagtaagtaaaacatagttgtgttataataatgtatgttattaatagtaaaatgtacattaatcttctaattaaaaaaagttatattatctcatttcatatctaataatagctacacaactatatatttatagactttcacattctttgtaaattactaataagcaccaataatattttcatattttaatatttttaaaataagcacaaacatataaggtaaatactaattacagtccatttcatcttctttttatttttttaagccattttatcttttctaggtaATTACAAAGGGGCAACTCATATACTGTCtcacatttatattatcttttctagacattttatctatatttttcttttttaaaaaataaataaaaaaaattattaatattcttttttggctaagatgatttttttaatttaaaaagagattattaatatttaaaagattgtttgattttttggtttaattattgggtttatttgttaacgggagatcaaacctaatcgttaaatttaacgtATATTCTGTTAATCCAAGAAATTCCGTtaaataggcacttttaatatataaagatatatatacgtTCTAATTAACCTGCTTTCCTCACCcatcaatataattttttttttctttttaccaGAGTAACAGTAACCcatttataattaatcttttAGTAAATGCATAGTAAGTAGTTATTGTGATCACATACTTCGATCAGTACTATATTGCAGTATCTCATCACAACTTTATGAAATTATCACATATATAAAAACTTTTGGCATGATCataactcataattatctatTCATAGCAACTATATCTATATTCACGTGTCTATTTTTAACACGAGAACACAGTATGCATCGTCTAATATTATCAGTATATATAGTTTTCTAGTATATAGCTAGTGGCTATATGTATAAACAAGCTTCTCCCCTAAAGCCCCACAAGAGTCTACTTCCACCTGCACAGAACCCAAATACATTAGATTACAATTATTATAGAAATtaaacacacattttatatatatatgaaaaggaAAAGGatgagaaaaataattataaatattatatacgtACATGAAGATGTAAATTGTGGAAGACCCTCCCTCGAAAAGACTCAAATGAAGAAGCATGTAGTAATGAAAGGCCATCTCCCTCAAAATTAAATAGCATTTGAGATAATAGATTGTTGTGGAGTTTATATGTGGATATTTGAACTGCTATTTCTTTCTCACTGAGTTGAGTGGCTGAAATTGAAGATAATGATTTTGGAGCTGTCCCTTTTATTTTGTCGACTTTTTCAATACTATTCTTAGTATAATTCCCTTGCTCCTTTGATTGAATCCTTGACAATAGCTCATCCCTTTTTCGAACCAGTCCCTCCACTTCTTCTTGTAGCAATGGTACGTACTTCAGCACACGAGACACTGTAGCCGGAATACTCATCTTTTTCTGTACAtcacatataattaataaattaaattaattagcgaaattactctatatattatttttttaactttattttttttcaaatttgagtTTCTAAATAGTCTCTCCAGTAGTTTATTCACGTGGGTTggtatacgattttttgttacgATTTAAGTTGCAGCGCGCTAATTACAATAGAGATTTTTATGTAGAATtccttaaaaatacaaaatattattaccatGAAAATATAGATTGATTACGTACCGTTTGATCTGAAAGTGGGAGCAGGGCCCGGAGAGAGGAATACAAATCATTAATCTTCTTTCGACGATCTCTCTCACTAGCATTGTGGTTGAGCTTCTTCACCATGATCGGATCACTGTCGATGGTTGTAGTGGATGGCGTGGTGGAGCGAAGATGATGATCAATCTCAAATTCATAATGATCGGACGGTGGTGGATTAGTGGGGAAATTAAGGAATAGTGGTGTCATGTGTTCTGAACCAATATTATTGTCTATTATGTCTCTCCAgaaaatgttattattattattactatgatCATCTAAGGACCCTCCGATGTTGTTTGAAAATAGAGGAGGAGATAACGCTAGCATTGTGATGCTTACTTTGGTATAGttcaatttaaattttctaataataatatacaaacTGATATGATCAACCCCGgccacacatatatatatatacatatagaatcattaatatataaatgtaaaataatagaaaatttcaattataatatataattcagTTATGGAGATTGAAAAGGATGTTTCAACTGCACCAACTTTGTTAAGTATTCACTCTCATACCTTTCAAAtagaaatataataataatgaactGCCAGTGGCACTTACAACTCTGtatagtacaattaattatttcaacTATATAATTTTACTATACCTATATCTGTTAATCTCAGGGCCTTTCCAATTGGTGATAAAAACCAAAAATTGATCTCACTTAGATAGTATACTTGTCTTTTtacgaaaataaataaataaataagaatttCAAACAATCATTCtcttaaatttttgaattaaaagTTGGATGGAATCATTTCTATAAAGTAATGAAAATCCATAGCTAGGTTGAATTCAAACTTAGGTAGATATTTTTGTTTGTCTTCTACATGCATACTAATCCATGAGCAGTCTTTATAAATACGAGCTTTTAACAGCAATCAATATTTTGCAACACAAAATTGATCCATAATCCAGATCAAGGAAGAATCCACCACATGAATTTTTGTACCGCACATATAATAAACCACGCGATACATTGAAAAAGCTTTTAAAATGACAGCCATAAAACACATCAAATATACCCTAGACAATCTTTCTTTCTATATTTGTAAATTAAAGCATTTCATGAAGTCTCCCATATGCAACTCTAGATTTTagcatttttataaattaatattaattagaaATTTAGAATATGTTATTCCATCTCTCTTCCTAGCAAAACAATTAGTGACAACTAACCAATTGGTTTGGTCTTATCCATtgaaagttatatttttttagttcgTATTATAAAATTCATTTGTAACATAATTTGTTTATCAATAAAGTgtgtgaaaaatagattaataaTATGAGATGTTTAGAGGTTGAGTTTGCCCGTGCCGACGATTGGAAACACGTGACATTTATAGGCTTTCATGGTAAGGTACTTGTGGATTAACTCTGCATCGTGTGTCATGCGCACCCTTCTCTTCATCTTCcaaacttattaattattctaCGTATTCCCATCTCAAATCTCAATatccataattaataatttataaacaaataACTTGCTAACATTCTTTTGGTTGACCTTTcatgtatttaatttaatttctatcaCGAAATCAACAAATTCAGAATATTTTGAGTTACCTCGGATAATTACTTAATTTGGAAGTTCATACATTGTGAACATTCAACTAATTACTTGTAAAGTTTAGATTCtctataggttttttttttccttaccaTTGGAGACAATGTCTGTTTTACAACATAGTCTCCCTTACAAGtgtgacaattttttattatcatGTTGTAATGTGACAAACTTTTTATATTGG includes:
- the LOC115701444 gene encoding transcription factor ORG2-like; translated protein: MYIYICVAGVDHISLYIIIRKFKLNYTKVSITMLALSPPLFSNNIGGSLDDHSNNNNNIFWRDIIDNNIGSEHMTPLFLNFPTNPPPSDHYEFEIDHHLRSTTPSTTTIDSDPIMVKKLNHNASERDRRKKINDLYSSLRALLPLSDQTKKMSIPATVSRVLKYVPLLQEEVEGLVRKRDELLSRIQSKEQGNYTKNSIEKVDKIKGTAPKSLSSISATQLSEKEIAVQISTYKLHNNLLSQMLFNFEGDGLSLLHASSFESFRGRVFHNLHLHVEVDSCGALGEKLVYTYSH